The following coding sequences are from one Anabas testudineus chromosome 16, fAnaTes1.2, whole genome shotgun sequence window:
- the dhdds gene encoding dehydrodolichyl diphosphate synthase complex subunit DHDDS: protein MSWIREGDLNLLQKISANVLKAGPMPKHVAFIMDGNRRFARKKRMERQEGHMQGFDKLAETLLWCKHLSIQEVTVYAFSIENFKRTKDEVDGLIELARQKFERLLDERENLEKHGVCIRVLGDLNMLPLDLQQLIAKAVITTRAHNKCFLNVCFSYTSRYEITNAVREMAWGVEQGLIKASDVSEALLSECLYSNNSPNPDLLIRTSGEIRLSDFLLWQTSHSCLVFQSVLWPEYSFWNLCEAIVQYQLNHKSIQKARDLHREHQALQQFEADRACVAELLQHHGNGKPVDAQRRQEALLHYTACREERTQDFLQALKHKRDSFFDDLCSEAVLT, encoded by the exons ATGTCGTGGATAAGGGAAGGTGACTTAAACCTGCTGCAAAAGATTTCAGCCAATGTCCTAAAG GCAGGACCCATGCCTAAACATGTGGCCTTCATCATGGATGGTAACCGTCGCTTTGCACGTAAGAAAAGGATGGAGCGTCAGGAGGGGCACATGCAGGGCTTCGACAAGCTGGCAGAG ACACTACTTTGGTGTAAGCACCTGAGCATCCAAGAGGTTACAGTGTACGCCTTCAGCATTGAGAACTTCAAGCGCACTAAAGACGAAGTGGATGGGCTGATAGAGCTGGCAAGGCAGAAATTTGAGAGACTGTTGGATGAACG GGAAAATCTGGAGAAGCATGGTGTGTGTATCCGGGTGCTGGGTGACTTGAATATGCTTCCACTTGACCTTCAGCAGCTGATTGCTAAAGCTGTGATCACAACCAGGGCTCACAATAA ATGTTtcttgaatgtgtgtttttcctacACGTCAAGATATGAAATCACTAATGCAGTCAGAGAAATGGCTTGGGGGGTGGAGCAGGGTCTAATCAAAGCAAG TGATGTTTCAGAGGCATTGCTAAGTGAGTGTCTGTACAGCAACAACTCTCCCAATCCGGATCTGCTTATCCGCACCTCTGGAGAGATACGACTCAGCGACTTCCTTCTTTGGCAG ACGTCCCACTCCTGTCTGGTATTTCAGTCAGTTCTCTGGCCGGAGTACTCTTTCTGGAACCTTTGTGAAGCCATTGTCCAGTATCAGTTAAACCACAAATCCATTCAG AAAGCCAGAGACCTCCATCGAGAGCACCAGGCCTTACAGCAGTTCGAGGCAGATCGTGCCTGTGTAGCAGAACTTCTGCAGCATCATGGGAATGGGAAGCCTGTCGACGCCCAGAGACGACAGGAGGCACTGCTGCATTATACTGCCTGCAGAGAAGAACGCACTCAAGATTTCCTACAAGCACTGAAGCACAAGAGAGACTCTTTCTTTGATGACTTATGCAGCGAAGCAGTGTTAACCTAA